DNA sequence from the Candidatus Poribacteria bacterium genome:
AATTGTTGTAAAACTGGAGCAACTAAACGGGTGGAGAAAATGTCCCCCGGTAGTAAGAGGACGGGTATCCGGTTAATTGTTGCCCCCGCTGCACCAGTAATCATATTCGTTGCGCCTGGTCCGATAGACGTTGTGCAGGCAAAGGTTCGCAGGCGGTTGCTCATCTTGGCAAATGCGGCGGCGGTGTGCACCATTGATTGCTCGTTCCGAGTCTGATAGAAACGGAAGGAATCGGAATACTGATGTAACGCCTGTCCGATACCGGCAACGTTTCCGTGACCGAAGATTCCGAACATACCGGCGAAAAATTGGGTTTCGTTCCCGTCTCGTTCAACATATTGTTGTTGAAGAAATTGGACGATGGCTTGTCCCATCGTGAGTTTTCGTGTTTCCATATCTTTTATTTTCCTTGCGGTTCGTTGAGGAGGGTTTTCTGAGAACGCTCCTTTCCCTTGAGGAAAATGCTTCTCCTTTACTAAAGTGGTGTATGTCTGCGGTCCGAGGCCCCAGACAAGATATGTTACCATCCGCCGCGTTCGGCGACAAATTCGTCAACTTCGGACATTGTCGGCATAAAATTGGCACAACCGTGCCGCGTTACGACAATTGCACCGGTTGCGTTGCCAAGGCGGGCAGATTTTTCCCAATCCCAACCGCTGAGATGACCGTAAATAAAACCGCTCGCGAAGGCATCTCCGGCACCAAGCGTATTGTAGACCTCAACTGGAAACGGCTCGGCGTGAATGACTTCGCCGTTCGTTAGATAAACATCCGCGCCTTCAATACCACGTTTTACGATGAGTGCCTCTGGACCGGCACCTAAAAGCGTCTCAATAGCAACTGCCATATCACCCTCAATCGTTGGATTTGAGATTTGAGAGTGTTCAATTGTCAGTTGTGAAGCATTTGTAAGCGTGGCTGCTTTGATTTCCTCTTCTGTTCCGATAGCGATATCAATATAGCGCAAGGCAGATCTCATAACAACACCAAACGCTCTTGGATCGTGCCACTGATCTGCTCGGAAATCAAGGTCGAGGAAGACACGATTGCCGAGTACTTGTGTCTGTTCTGCAGCATAGAGGGTCGCGCTACGGCTCGGTTCTTTGCTCAAGCCTGTCCCGGATATCAGCACTGCTCGACTTTCAGCGATCGGTGCAGCGAGAACATCGTCAATGGTGAGTTCAATATCCGCGCAGTTGTCGCGGTAATAGATTAATGGAAACCGATCTGGTGGTTCAATACCCAGCACGACAGCACTCGTTCGGTGTCCCGGTTTCTGTGGAATAAACTGGGTCTCAACGCCTTCGTTTTTCAAAAATTTGAGCAGAAACTCCCCGACAGGATCCTCGCCGATGGCGGTAAGGAGCACGGCTTGAAATCCGAGCCGCTGAATACCGACACTGATGTTCGTGGGACATCCACCGACAAAGGCACCGAAACTTTTAATGTCTGGAAATGCGGCACCGATGTCATTCGCGTAGAGGTCTAAAGAACTTCGTCCGATTGTGAGAATATCGTAAGTTTTCATTTTGAAGTTGCTGCGTTTCTGAATTTCTGATGCTCCTCAGCAAATTTACGGGTTAGCAGAAAAGCGTCATTTCCGCATGCGATGAGTTGAACCCCCAAGCTCAGCCACTGTTCACCACTCTCAAAGTCGTTGACATAACAACCCAAAGGGACATCGTGGGCTTGTGCGAGCCTGATGATTTGTTTTATAGCGTCTAAAAGTAGCGGATGGTCCAGCTCACCAGAGATCCCCATAGATGTGGATAGGTCATAAGGACCGATGAATACGACATCTAACTCACCAGTGGTGAGGATGTCATTCAGGTTTTCAACGGCTTGAACGGTTTCAATCTGCCCAATGGCGAGGATTTCCTGATTTGCGCTGCGGACGTATTTTCTCGTATCAAGTTTTGTGAAGTCTCCATAATCGGTGTGTCCGATGCCAAACGCGACACCGCGGTCGCCTTCAGGCGCGTATTTTGTCCATTTTTTAATTTTTTCAATATCTTCACGAGATTCGACACGAGGAATCATAACACCCGTCGCACCAGCATCAAGTACCCGTGAAACAAAATGGCGTTCAAGTGCGGGTATACGCACAATACACGGGAGATTTGAACCTCGCGCGTTCCGAATTATCCGCCCCATAGTTTCTATGGAAAAGGAACTATGTTCTAAGTCTGCAATAATAAAGTCTGCGCCAGCATTCGCAAGCAGCGTGGCAATCGCGGCACCACCGAATTCAAGTACAAATGTTCCAACGAGCACTTCCCCGCGTTTCAAAGATGCTTTCACGGATATAATTCCTCTAATTTTCGATTGGGATTTCCGACATCAATTTCTGTGCTTCGCTAACCATTTTTGTCGGTACGGACATCTTTTCACCGATTGCGAGGATTAACAAATAGAAATCATAAGCGGTTTGTAATTCGCCATTGAGGTGCGCACTTTCAGCAGCGTTGAAATAGCAAACGGTTGCCATTCTGTGACATTCTTCAACAAGAGATGGGATATTCGCATAGCCATGGTTATAACCGGCAAGAATATAAGATTTTCCGGCTTCTTCCCATGAACGCTGTAGTTCAAATTGACGTGCGAGGCGCGTGTAATAAACCGCGCCCTTTTTGGCATTTTTTCTGGCGAGACGCTGTTTCTCTGCGACTGTGTAAGCGAAGCGGGCGCGCGTATAACAGTTGGCGACGAGCTCTAAATCGTCTTTCCTGAGAAAGTTGTTCGCCTGTTTTTGGTAGAACCTACCGAGCCTTCTATAAAGCGTATGATACTGTCGGGTCCGTCCCTGTTGTTCATAGATTTGAATTTGTCGGAAGATGCGAAGGGCTTCCTCTTCGTGAGGGTATTGGATATCGCTATGAACCTGATCAAGTAGGAATTCCGGTGAGGCTTCTTCAATTACGAGTCGATAGCTGCCAGATGCCCTGATTCGGGGTTGTATCGGTGTTACATCAATTATTTCTTCTTGTGGGACAGATATTGACTGTTCAAGCCATTCACGAAGGACCGCATTTTCATTCTCTGGTAATTTCTGAATGAGCGCAGCAATTTCCTCAACGGTTGGACTTACTGGAAGGACAATACCTGCAGTACTAAGTTTTTTGAACAGGTTATCTACAGTTTTGGTTACGCCTTGGTCGTCAGTAGAAAGGTGGCTTGCTCTGTGAATTTCTGCCAATGCGCTCGGGTAGTCTTGGTTTTCGATATAGCGTGTGGCGAGTGTATAATGTCTTTGAAGCTCGGCTGCCAGCTTTCCGCGTTTAATACCTTCCTCTTTCTGCCGCCGTTGAAAAAAGAGATTCTGATTCATCCGTTCTGCATCTGCAAGCGAAAGACGGAACGTTTTTCGGTATCGTTCGAGTGCTTCTATTAACCTTGAGTTATTGGAAGTGACGCTTGCATTGATAAGCTGCGAAGCTTGCTTGACGTATTCATCTTGGCGAATCCGATCTAACTCTTCATACATCTCAGACGCACTTTGATGACGTTCTTGGAGTTGTCGATGGAGCGCCTTCTGTAAGAAATTGCGGAGTACTTCCGGGCATCTGTGGATTTCTTCAATTTCGCCAGCTGCTTTCTTTTTATCAATTTCTTTATTTTCGCCTGAGAAGGGAAATCGTCCAGTTACCGCTTGATACAAAATTAATGCAGTGGAATAGAGATCAGCCCGGTAATCATAGGCACCATAGTGCTGTTCGGGTGCCATGTAGCGTCGAGTGCCAGCCATAGTTTCAGCGAACTCGGTTGTCTCACCAAATATACGAGCGATGCTGAAATCGGCGACTTTCGCTTGTTTTTCAGTTGTGAGTAGTATATTTTGCGGTTTGATGTCGCGGTGCATAATCTTGTGCGTATGCGCTTCTTCGAGTCCACGACAGATGTCCAAACCGATATTGAGTGTATCTGTTAAGCTGAGTGCCCCTTCCTGCATGAGGTCGTGAAGACTCTTGCCCTCAACATACTCCATCACTATCCACGCGACATAGTCACCCTCTCCGGGTTCAACGGTATGAATAGAGACGATATTTGGATGTCCCCAAATCTGTGACATTGCCTGAAACTCGGTTAGCAAAAACTTCATTCTACTGGCAGGATAGGCAGTTTTTGCCAAGGCTTTAATCGCAACAGTCCGGTTCGTCATCTCTTCGCGGGCGCGAAAGACCGACGAGAACCCACCCGAATTGAGAAACTCAAGCAATCTATATTTACCTAAGATTAATTGGTCAATCTGCATAATGGTAGCTTGAACGGGACAGGATACGACTTTATAGTAATAAAATTAACAAAATTAAGATTAATTGTCAATACAAAAAGACATTTTTAACAGGTTTAAGCCAGATTATCCGCTGAACGGGCGCGTTGCACCTCTTTGACAAGCCTCTCAGCCCTCTCGGTGAGCGTTGCAAATTCACCAGCTGCAATGAGTTGATTATTAACAAGCGCACTTCCGACTCCCAATACGGTGGCACCGGCAGTGATGAACTCAGCAGCGTTTTCCGCGCTGATGCCGCCTGTTGGAACGAGCGGAATCTGAGGCAGAGGTGCTTTCACGTCTTTGATATAGGCAGGACCTACACTGCTTGAAGGGAAGACTTTCACATAATCTGCTCCTGTTTCCCATGCGGCTAAAATCTCTGTTGGCGTAAAGGCACCGGGAATAACGACTTTGCCGTAGCGGTTACAGATCTCAATTACGTCTGGTTTCGTAACTGGACTGACGATGAATTCAGCACCAGCCAGCATCGCCGCCCGCGCTGTTTCTGCATCCAGTACCGATCCTGCACCAACGAGAACGGCCTCTCCATACGCCGATGAAACATCGTTAATGACTTGTAACGCATCCGGGGTCGTCATCGTCACTTCAATTACGTTAACACCGCCAGCAAGAATTGCTGCTGCCGTCTCAATTAACTCATTTGCGCTGTTGGCACGAATTATAGCGACAATACCACACGCTTCAATCCGTTGCATTTGTTCTAATTTTGTCATGGACCTCCTTTTAATTGCTTGAGGTTACGAGGTACTTCTCAATATCCATCTATAAAGTAATGCTTAAAAAGGTGATATTTTTTCTTGCGATTTTTCTGTTAATATGCTATCATTAAACATACAAAGCAAGCCGGATTACAAATTACCGCTAATAATGGCACTTTTCGGCACACGAGCTGCGCTGATAAATTGTCTCCTAAAAAAGAATGGAAGTTGTTCCACTACTCCCTTATCTGCTCGGTTTAACAGGGTTACTTGTCCTCTCAGGATTTTTCTCCGGATCTGAGACGGCTTTATGTGCACTTACTCAAGTCCAAATTGAGCGACTCCGTCTTGAAAAAGGCGGTGCATCTGCAATTGTCAATTTTGTTGACAACCCACGCAGATTGTTTATTACCGTTCTGCTTGGTAATAACCTTGTCAACGTCTCGTTCGCGATCCTCATGCTATGGCTCGTTAAGCGAGTTCTCCCCAGCTATACAGAGGTTCTCCACTTTGCCACAGCCACAGCCGCCAGTGTCCTCCTTATGCTCATCTTCGGTGAGATGACTCCGAAGAGCTTCGCAATCAAACACGCGGAATTCTTTGCGAAAATAGCAGCACCCCCGCTATGGGTATTTTCCGTTCTTATTTCACCGTTACGTTCTTTATTGCGCAAAATCATCGATTTTCTCATCCCAATATTCGGTGGACATCCATCACCTACAGAACACCTCACAGCATCAGATCTTAAAGAAATCCTTGATACTTACCAAGAGGAAGCACTTCCAGCCGATGAACGAGAAATTGTGGGCAATATTCTTCAATTACGCGACATTGAGGCGAAAGAAATTATGGTGCCACGTACTGAAGTCATCGCAGTTCCAACGTCAAATACCATTCAAGAAACACTAAAGCAGGCAAAGGAACATGGATTTTCACGCATTCCAGTTTATCAAGAGCAAATTGACAATATCTGTGGTATCTTCTACGTTAAAGATTTTGCACTGTGGCGGCACACTGCAATAGATTCACTGACGATTGATGCCTTCCTTGAAAAACGGGACCAGATTTCTGAGGTACCGTCCAGTACCTCTCTCATCCGTGAATGTTTCTTCGTCCTTGAGACCCGTAAAATTGGGATGTTGTTACTACAACTTACACGTGAAAAAACCAAAATGGCGATTCTTCAAGATGAGTACGGCGGTGTTTCAGGAATTGTCACCACCGAAGACATTGTTGAACAGGTCGTCGGGGATATTGTTGACGAACACGACAGAGACGATTCTCCGCCTGATTTTGTCAAACACTCTGAAGAACCGTTGTTACTTGAAACTTCCGGACGTATGAGCATCCGGGAACTCAATCAGCAATTTGAACTAAAACTCAGTGAAGATGACGCTGACACTATTGGCGGTTATGTCCTTGGTCTCTTCGGACGAATTCCGTCCGTTGGCGAATCATATACCGATGAGAACGGCATCAAATTTGAAATTACCACTACAGAAGGCAACGCTATTACAGGTTTGTTTATCAAAATGCCGGTTACCCACGAAACTAAGGCGGAAGCATAACAACAACAGATACCGGATACAAAGCAATTGAAAATTCTTCTATTATCGCTCTTTTTAATCGGTGCGAGTAGCACAGCGCAGATCGCTGTGCTAAGTTCGTTTGTGCTGGCAGTTCTTATCTGTCTTGTCCTGTCAGCTTTCTATTCCGGTTCTGAAACAGCCTTAGTGTCTGTCAATAAAATCCGGATTAACCAACTTGTTGAATCCGAGAATACCAAAGCGGGTATCATTCACCGTTTAGTAGAATCACCGCAGCGGATGCTCGCACTCACACTCGTGGGAACGAACCTTGCAAACGTGCTTATCGCACAATTCGGTGAAGGACTCGTCTCGCGCGGATTCCCAAACCTCACGGTAAGTCTACAAGGTGCCATTGCGACTGTTGGCATAACGACCTTGCTCCTTATTTTTGGAGAAATTTTACCGAAAACTATCTTCCGTGTCAAGGCAGATGCGTTAGCACTGCGCTACGCCTACCTCTTACGCCTCTCTGAATGGGTTTTAGCACCGCTTATCTATTTCGTGCAAACTTTGACGCAGTTCATCGTTAAACCTGCAGATAAAGGGTCAAGCAGACCAAGCCCTGATGCTCAACGTGAAGAGTTACGCCTCCTCGCAACGATGGGTGAACGTTCCGGTAACTTGTACACAGACCAGCGACGGATGATTCATAGCCTGCTCAATCTACAAGATCGGACAGTTGAACAAGTTATGGTCCCACTTGTCGATATCGTTGCGATTGAAAAAAATACAAGATGCGAAGATTTTTTGCAAATCGCCGCTGACTCCGGCTTTTCAAGAATCCCAGTCTACGAGGAACAGATTTATAATATCGTTGGGATTGTCAACCTCCTTGATGTTATTTACAATGATGTTGAATCAGAAACTGCCTTAAATTCTCACGACGAATTGGACGCTCTGCCCGAAACGGTTGAACCGTTTATCCGAAAGGTGTTGCACGTCCCCGAATCCAAAAATATCAATGCGCTTCTCAAAGAGATCCAGCATACTCGGCATACGATGGTATTTGCTGTTGATGAGTATGGTGGCACCGTTGGTCTTGTCACTATCGAAGACCTGGTTGAAGAAATTGTCGGCGAATTTGCCGATGAACGCGATGCTCCCGAACTTATCCGTTTAATTGCAACTAACATCCTCGAGTGCGATGGAAGAACCGAAGTAGATCTTCTTGAAGAACATTATGGGCTCGCAATTCCTGAAGGTGACTATGAGACTGTCGCCGGTTATATTCTGGATCGGACCGGTACTATTCCGAAAACTGGCACTGAACTTGATTTAGATGATGCTATCATCACAGTCATAGATGCCGATCCACGTGCTATCCGCAAGGTTCGCATCCGGCGACGACTCGGACGTTTTACCTCTTAACATTCACAGCTACAGCGGTCTAATTCTTTATACTATTAGGTTATTTGATGTTAGACAGGATTTAGGCACATTCCGTTTAAAGAATTCCGAGCGGCGGCATTACAACGATTTCCTCGGTCACCATACCGGGCGGCTGCTGACAGATAGAGATAATCGTATCTGCAACATGTTCGGGTTTTAACATTTGGTCAAAGTCGGGGTGTTGCGGGACATCATCCCAAAATGGTGTATGCACCGAGCCGGGTAGCACTGCAGTAACTCGAACATTCTGCTGGCGAACCTCACTGGCTAAAACTTTTGTTAGTGCTAACGCCCCTGCCTTTGCGGCGCAATAAGCAGCCGAGGCTTCAAACGCTACCTTTGCTGCGATCGAAAGTACGTTGATAATTTGCCCACCACCTTGTGCCAACATGGACGGAAGCGCATACTTCGCGCAGAGGTAAATCGCCTTTAAATTTGAATTAAGGACCGCGTCCCAGTCGTCCGGAGCGAAATCAACAACTGGTCCGAAATGACCGATTCCGGCGTTGTTGACAAGGATATCCACGTGTTGGTAAACATCCAGGGTCCGTTCAATCAGTCGCTGCACAGCATCCGCGTCAGTGACATCTGTAGGAACAGCAAGTATGGAATCGGGGTTAGAAACCCCTCCTACGCTAAGCTCGCGTGCCACCTGTTGGAGTGTTTCGCGTGTTCGGGCAGCGAGCACAACTTTCGCACCTGCTGCTGCGAAAGCGGAAGCGGTTGCTTTACCTATTCCTTTTGATGCCCCGGTAACCACCACGACCTTTCCGTGAAGTCTTCCTATCTCTGTCGCATTAGGATGACTCGGAGAAACCATGTTCACCTCCACATTTCCACTACGCGCTTGAATTCGTTAATGTTGGTGCCCACAACGACAAAAAAGTTAGGACTTGCGCATATCCGTTCTGTGTGCTGGCGTGGTTAGAAGCTTCGTCCGATGTAAATAGACACCAACCAGAGATGCGGGTACGTAAGTCCTGAGAAAGCATATTTAGGATATTTGGACGCACCTCAAAAACTCTGCCCGCGTTGAACTATCCTCGCGGAAGGCACCGCGCATGACATTCGTTGCCATCCTCGGTGCTTGTTTTTCGACACCGCGTGCCATCATACACAGGTGTTGCCCCTCCATCACGACCGCGACACCTCTCGGATCAAGTGCGGTTTCGAGTGCCTCGGCAATTTCACGTGTGAGACGTTCTTGTACTTGCAAACGTCGAGAAAACATATCCACGATGCGCGGGATTTTACTCAGACCGATGATCCGGTTTTTCGGAAGATACCCAACGTGACATTTGCCCCAAAAAGGGAGGATATGATGTTCACAGAGACTGTAAAATTCAATGTCTCTGACAATCACCATTTCGTCAAAGTCTTCGTCAAAGATAGCACCGTTCAGAATATCATCAACGTTTTGATGGTAGCCGCTTGTCAAAAATTCCATCGCCTTCGCGGCGCGGTGTGGCGTTTTCACCAAGCCTTCGCGGCTCGGGTCTTCACCTAAAGTCTCAAGAATTTTGGTGAACAGCCCCGTTAATTCTGGGGTAACGTTAGCCTGATCAAACTCCATTATATTAAAATATGTCTCCGTCGCGCTCTTTTTTCCTACGCCTACTGCACAGAGAAACAGATCACTCGCCATAGTAGTCGAAATGATTTTTGGGTGTTTCCCGTAAGCGAAGGCGGTGTAAAACCACCGGGCGCAAGTTCGGTTCCAGCACATCCCAAAGCACTTTGACAAAGTTCTCCGAGGTTGGATTGAGCATCTCAAACTCAGGCGTATCAAGATTCAGATGCTTGTAATCGAAACGTGCATAGACCTGTTTATGAACGACCTCGTCAAGAAGATTCAAACCCGCAACCAGACCGGTTCTCGCATCCACGTCACCTTTTACGGTAACTTCAAGCACATAGTTATGCCCATGTCCAGCTGGGTTATTACACTTTCCGAAGATGTCCAGGTTCTCTTCGTCACTGAGCGCGTGGCTGTGCAAGCGATGGGCTGCACTGAATTCGTAGACTTTGGTAAGATAAACCATCAGTTCTTCCCCATAGTAGTCTGTAAAATTCGTGGCACTCTCGTAAAGTCGCACTCTGTGCAACATCCGATCTGGTAGAGACAGCACAAACCGTTGCCAAATCTCAATAGCGATGTTCTCACATGTCGGTTGCAGGTGCGGTTTCTTCGAGAAAACCGGGTGCTGACGGTTCAGATGCTTGTGATCGTAATTGGCGATTACTTCCGTCTTCAACAAAGCGTCCAAGGTCACCAAATTGATAACCATACCGTCATCCGCATCCACACTACCTTTGACCATTACTTCAAGCACATAGTTATGCCCGTGGCTGTTTGGATTTGCGGATGCGCCAAACAACTCAAAGTTCTCAGCATCGCTTAATTCAGGGATACGGTTGTAATGTGATGCCTCAAACGCTGTCTGCCGGGTTAAGTAGTACATCGGTTTTTGCACCGTTAACTTGTGTGCTTAGCGATCTACGCATTGTGCCGCGGAGGTACTACGAGTTCGTCACCAACGGACTCATATTGGACTGTCATAAGCCATTCGCCTGTTCCACGTATCTGGACATTGCACTTTTTCAGCCACTCGATTAAGGTGACGCTGTCGCGTGCCTCCCATTCGCAAACCAATCGTCCTGACAGCGTATCGCACAAGACTCGGATGCTGCTTACGTCGGCGTTTTCTTCTTCTTTGAAACGTTTCAGTAGACGTGCGACATCTTGACGCGTCATGCAGGCGATTGCATGAGTAGAAATAAATTTAGGCACTTTTAATTTTACCTTGCGGAGGAATAACGGACGCTTCGACTTTGATAGACGTTCCTCATATCCGCTCTCCATTACATTACGAGCTACAGATTTTGTGACTATCTCAAGAGGTGACCTCTGTTAGACGAACACCGCTTAAAGGATAACTGAAAACCAAAAACCGACAACCATTCTTCCTTTAGTCGCGTGCGATGGGTGCTCCGACAAGATTACCCCATTCTGTCCAGCTGCCGTCGTAGTTGCGGACCTTCTCATAACCGAGTAGATACTTCAGCACAAACCATGTATGCGATGAACGTTCGCCGATACGGCAATAAGCGATTGTTTCTTTACTATCGTCAACACCTTCACCACCGTAGATGGCTTGCAGTTCGTCGTGAGACTTAAAGGTGCCATCCTCAGCCACCGCTGTCGCCCACGGGATATTCGCGGCACCTGGAATATGGCCGCCACGTTGTGCAGTTTCGCTCATACCGGGCGGAGCAATGACTTCGCCGATGAATTCAGCAGGTGAACGAACATCAACAAGGTTAACAGTACCTTGCCCGAGTGTGTCTCGAACGTTACCCGCTGTGGCGCGAACGTTGTCATCAGGAAATTTCGCTTGGTATCCAGTACTGGAATGATCTGGCACATCGGTGACAAGTGCCCTACCTTCATCAATCCATTTTTGGCGACCACCGTTCATCACTTTCAGCAGACTTTCATCGTGCCCGTAATAGCGGAATTGCCACAAGGCATAAGTTGCGAACCAGTTGTTATTGTCGCCATAGAAGATTACTGTCGTATCGGTGGCGATACCACTATCATTACAAAGTGCCTCAAACTGATCTTTCGTGAGAATATCGCGTCGCACTTGGTCGCACAATTGCGTTTCCCAATTTAAGCCGACTGCGCCAGCGATATGTCCTTCAGCATAAGCCGAGGTATCAACATCAACTTCAAGCAGTCGGATACCAGCATCACCACCGTGTGCAGCCACCCATTCTGTACTCACCAAAACATCAGGATTTGCGTAATCAGCCATTTCTGTTTTCAAGCCTCCTTGTTCTGTCTTTGCTAAGATTCTCTTAAATATAACAGCCTTGCGAGATGCGCCCTCGTAGAGCGTCTCGCTGCTTATATTATACATTTCTAAGTGCCGTTTGTCAAATAGAAATGCGCTTCTGCTATTATCTTGTCCATTTTTAGGGGATTTGTCAAGTTTTTTCTGGTTAGAGAGCGTGCGTCAGTCTACATCCTGCGTGTCGCTGAACTGGAAAAAGAAAAGCCGCGTCAATTGTTTGACGCGGCTTATTGATAACTCTGTGCTGCTCTTTATCAGGATTTCTACAACCGATTTGCAGCAGCGGGTGCCTTTTTCGGGACGTTTTCCATCCCTTCACCGGCGAGAGCGTCTGCGGGGATATAGTTGCTATAGTCCGAGATACTCCCATGTGTTACCGCATAGATGACAATGTTAATGAGTTGCCGTGCGGCAGCCGGTGCAAATTCCTCTAAAATCTTATTCCGGTCCTGATAGTGACCGAAGAAAGGTTTCTGCACTGCCCCATCCATCACGTGTATCATTGCCTCTGTATCAACGAGAACAGCGAGCCTGTCGTCGATGAAAACGCCCTGTAACTGCCCGTAGGGACCGTGATGGAGAATGGTACTCCCCATTTTCCGAACAGGAAATCGGAGGGGTCCGTTCAACTCATAGTAAGTGTTGTAAATCTCGTGATCCTGAGGGATCGTGGTGAGGTGGTATTCAGGAAGAATTTGACGCAGGACGCGAAGCGCGGGTTGCATTGCCAATTCCGTGTTCCCGTGCGTGGGCATATAGATAAACCCACCGCGATTGATAATATATTCGCGAATCCGTTGTGCTTCCCGATCGGTATAACCGAAGGAAGGACGACTCCCTTTCGTTTGCCAGATAGCACTACCACGCAACAATCCATTTTCGAGCTTTCCGCCAGAAGTGGAAATCGGTTCCATAAAGATAATCGGTGATTCAAAGAACGCCGCGTCCGTGATTTGGACTGCGTCAACCATTTGGGTTTGGATACCTGTTTCTGTATTCAGCGACTTGACTAAATAGGGCAGACCTGCCCCGAATCGGAGATGTCCGATGCCGCTGCCTCAGAAATCGAGGTTCGGATGCAACGGATCATCAAGGCGGACGAGATGGAGTCTTCCAATAATCTCCTTGCCGCGTCCTTGAATAATAGCACCTGGACTTCCCTTCGGAAGCTGTGGTACACCGTTACCGAGAACCATGCTCTGCTCTACATCTGACAACGAGGCATTAATATTCGCAGCACCCGCACCCTCCACGAGTGTGTTTAACCTACCATTGCCTTGTGTCCGTGCTTGCCCAAGACCGGATCCTGAACCGAAAGCACCGCGCCCAGTGCCGCTACCTAAACCGTCTCCGACACCGGCACTCAGACCATCCGTAATTCCGCCGCTTGACAAGCCCGCTGTCGGTAGTGCGTCTGATGTTGTCGGCAGTACTGCGGCAGTTGACAGCGACTGTTCAGTATGTTGGAGCACAGGAGACGTGCTGGGAACTTTGATTTGCTGTCCCCTGGGTGCGGCTGGTGCGCCAGCCGTTAGTGACGCCACAGGCACTGCAGTTGCCGACGACCTCGCTGCTCGTGCGAGTGTTGTGCGACGCGATGTTGTCTCCGTTTGTGGAACGACTCTCAAATCTGGAATAGGGGTTGCTACAACCGCTGGCTTAGCGATGACATCTCTTTTAGCCGCTTGTGGCGGTGTAACAATGAAAAAACTCACATCAATGGCATCTTGTGCCTTCAATTGTTTAGATGAGATCGCTATGTACCCAATAACGACTGCAAAACAGGCGTGTAAAAGGAACGATACCATCCATACAAGAGGCATACGGCGCGATTTCATGTTACGCACCTCCTATATAGTTAAATATTCACGCTTTAACGTTTGTTACATCTAATTTTATGCTTGATGCAATACCTTGCAACATGCCCTCTCGTTCATATTTTGACAAAAACTTTACACACCCGTGCTTGAGTCCAGCCCTACCGTTTTTTTAGCTCCGCCCAAGTTGTCGTTAAGCGATTCCGGGGATGCACAGCAAAACCCT
Encoded proteins:
- the iolC gene encoding 5-dehydro-2-deoxygluconokinase, which encodes MKTYDILTIGRSSLDLYANDIGAAFPDIKSFGAFVGGCPTNISVGIQRLGFQAVLLTAIGEDPVGEFLLKFLKNEGVETQFIPQKPGHRTSAVVLGIEPPDRFPLIYYRDNCADIELTIDDVLAAPIAESRAVLISGTGLSKEPSRSATLYAAEQTQVLGNRVFLDLDFRADQWHDPRAFGVVMRSALRYIDIAIGTEEEIKAATLTNASQLTIEHSQISNPTIEGDMAVAIETLLGAGPEALIVKRGIEGADVYLTNGEVIHAEPFPVEVYNTLGAGDAFASGFIYGHLSGWDWEKSARLGNATGAIVVTRHGCANFMPTMSEVDEFVAERGGW
- a CDS encoding aldolase/citrate lyase family protein, translated to MKASLKRGEVLVGTFVLEFGGAAIATLLANAGADFIIADLEHSSFSIETMGRIIRNARGSNLPCIVRIPALERHFVSRVLDAGATGVMIPRVESREDIEKIKKWTKYAPEGDRGVAFGIGHTDYGDFTKLDTRKYVRSANQEILAIGQIETVQAVENLNDILTTGELDVVFIGPYDLSTSMGISGELDHPLLLDAIKQIIRLAQAHDVPLGCYVNDFESGEQWLSLGVQLIACGNDAFLLTRKFAEEHQKFRNAATSK
- a CDS encoding serine/threonine-protein kinase, with the translated sequence MQIDQLILGKYRLLEFLNSGGFSSVFRAREEMTNRTVAIKALAKTAYPASRMKFLLTEFQAMSQIWGHPNIVSIHTVEPGEGDYVAWIVMEYVEGKSLHDLMQEGALSLTDTLNIGLDICRGLEEAHTHKIMHRDIKPQNILLTTEKQAKVADFSIARIFGETTEFAETMAGTRRYMAPEQHYGAYDYRADLYSTALILYQAVTGRFPFSGENKEIDKKKAAGEIEEIHRCPEVLRNFLQKALHRQLQERHQSASEMYEELDRIRQDEYVKQASQLINASVTSNNSRLIEALERYRKTFRLSLADAERMNQNLFFQRRQKEEGIKRGKLAAELQRHYTLATRYIENQDYPSALAEIHRASHLSTDDQGVTKTVDNLFKKLSTAGIVLPVSPTVEEIAALIQKLPENENAVLREWLEQSISVPQEEIIDVTPIQPRIRASGSYRLVIEEASPEFLLDQVHSDIQYPHEEEALRIFRQIQIYEQQGRTRQYHTLYRRLGRFYQKQANNFLRKDDLELVANCYTRARFAYTVAEKQRLARKNAKKGAVYYTRLARQFELQRSWEEAGKSYILAGYNHGYANIPSLVEECHRMATVCYFNAAESAHLNGELQTAYDFYLLILAIGEKMSVPTKMVSEAQKLMSEIPIEN
- the eda gene encoding bifunctional 4-hydroxy-2-oxoglutarate aldolase/2-dehydro-3-deoxy-phosphogluconate aldolase, whose product is MTKLEQMQRIEACGIVAIIRANSANELIETAAAILAGGVNVIEVTMTTPDALQVINDVSSAYGEAVLVGAGSVLDAETARAAMLAGAEFIVSPVTKPDVIEICNRYGKVVIPGAFTPTEILAAWETGADYVKVFPSSSVGPAYIKDVKAPLPQIPLVPTGGISAENAAEFITAGATVLGVGSALVNNQLIAAGEFATLTERAERLVKEVQRARSADNLA
- a CDS encoding hemolysin family protein; this translates as MEVVPLLPYLLGLTGLLVLSGFFSGSETALCALTQVQIERLRLEKGGASAIVNFVDNPRRLFITVLLGNNLVNVSFAILMLWLVKRVLPSYTEVLHFATATAASVLLMLIFGEMTPKSFAIKHAEFFAKIAAPPLWVFSVLISPLRSLLRKIIDFLIPIFGGHPSPTEHLTASDLKEILDTYQEEALPADEREIVGNILQLRDIEAKEIMVPRTEVIAVPTSNTIQETLKQAKEHGFSRIPVYQEQIDNICGIFYVKDFALWRHTAIDSLTIDAFLEKRDQISEVPSSTSLIRECFFVLETRKIGMLLLQLTREKTKMAILQDEYGGVSGIVTTEDIVEQVVGDIVDEHDRDDSPPDFVKHSEEPLLLETSGRMSIRELNQQFELKLSEDDADTIGGYVLGLFGRIPSVGESYTDENGIKFEITTTEGNAITGLFIKMPVTHETKAEA